The following are encoded together in the Thiobacillus sp. SCUT-2 genome:
- the cysG gene encoding siroheme synthase CysG: protein MNYLPIFLDLRDRHCLVVGGSETAARKTELLLRAGARVDVAAPDLHEGFARLPHAERVARVADAFRPELLEGKDAVIVVEEDATAAKLVADAARTRHIPVNVADKPALCSFILPSIIDRSPIMVAVSSGGESPVLARMLRARLETLIPAAYGRLSALASRYKDRVRDAIKPEQRRAFWEKVFLSPVAEMVFSGRDAEAETQLDAMIREGAQHDISRGEVYLVGAGPGNPDLLTFRALRLMQQADVIVYDRLVSPPILDMCRRDAERIYVGKERDDHAVPQEEINLMLVRLAKEGKRTLRLKGGDPFIFGRGGEEIETLVEHGVPFQVVPGITAAAGVASYAGIPLTHRDYAQSVAFVTGHLKENTFNLNWEGIARQDQTIVIYMGLKGLPLLCEALIKHGLTPDTPAAIVQHGTLPTQRVITGDLRSLPTLAEEARLKPPTLIIVGNVVRLREKLGWYQPQLHGEQGHRTPLEAPDQLG, encoded by the coding sequence ATGAACTACCTGCCGATTTTCCTCGATCTGCGCGACCGTCACTGCCTGGTGGTGGGCGGCTCCGAAACCGCGGCGCGCAAGACGGAGCTGTTGTTGCGCGCCGGCGCGCGCGTCGATGTCGCCGCCCCTGACTTGCATGAAGGCTTCGCGCGGCTTCCGCACGCCGAACGCGTGGCCCGCGTGGCCGACGCCTTCCGCCCCGAACTGCTCGAAGGCAAGGACGCCGTAATCGTCGTCGAGGAGGACGCCACCGCGGCGAAACTGGTTGCCGACGCCGCGCGCACACGGCACATCCCGGTGAACGTGGCCGACAAGCCCGCGCTGTGCAGCTTCATCCTGCCGTCGATCATCGACCGCTCGCCGATCATGGTGGCGGTGTCCAGCGGCGGCGAATCGCCGGTACTCGCGCGCATGCTGCGGGCACGCCTGGAGACGCTGATTCCTGCCGCCTACGGGCGGCTGTCGGCGCTGGCGTCGCGCTACAAGGACCGCGTGCGGGACGCGATCAAGCCGGAGCAGCGGCGCGCGTTCTGGGAAAAGGTCTTCCTCTCGCCGGTGGCCGAAATGGTGTTCTCCGGCCGCGACGCCGAGGCCGAGACCCAGCTCGACGCGATGATCCGGGAGGGAGCGCAGCACGACATCAGCCGCGGCGAGGTCTACCTCGTCGGCGCAGGGCCGGGCAATCCGGACCTGCTCACCTTCCGCGCGCTGCGCCTGATGCAGCAGGCCGACGTCATCGTCTATGACCGTCTCGTCTCGCCACCGATTCTCGACATGTGCCGGCGCGACGCGGAGCGCATCTATGTCGGCAAGGAGCGCGACGACCACGCGGTGCCGCAGGAGGAAATCAACCTCATGCTGGTGCGGCTGGCCAAGGAGGGCAAGCGCACGCTGCGGCTGAAGGGCGGTGATCCGTTCATCTTCGGCCGCGGCGGCGAGGAGATCGAAACCCTGGTCGAGCACGGCGTGCCGTTCCAGGTCGTGCCAGGCATCACGGCCGCCGCCGGCGTGGCGTCGTATGCGGGCATTCCGCTCACCCACCGCGACTATGCGCAGTCGGTCGCCTTCGTCACCGGCCACCTGAAGGAAAACACCTTCAATCTCAACTGGGAAGGCATCGCCCGTCAGGATCAGACGATCGTCATCTACATGGGCCTGAAGGGATTGCCGCTGTTGTGCGAGGCGCTGATCAAGCACGGGCTCACGCCCGACACCCCGGCGGCGATCGTCCAGCACGGCACGCTGCCGACCCAGCGTGTGATCACCGGCGACCTGCGGAGCCTGCCGACGCTGGCGGAAGAGGCCCGGCTGAAGCCGCCGACGCTCATCATCGTCGGCAATGTCGTCAGGCTGCGCGAGAAGCTGGGGTGGTACCAGCCCCAGCTGCACGGCGAGCAGGGCCATCGGACGCCGCTCGAGGCACCCGACCAGCTGGGTTGA
- a CDS encoding HesB/IscA family protein, whose translation MIKITDAAAAQIRVANNNPDVFEMILRVAAYQEEDGSVNYGMGFDTEREADEHLIVNGIQLLIAPQSTPYLQGVTLDFVEMSPGDMRFIFIPPYSAEEADQAAPAE comes from the coding sequence ATGATCAAGATCACCGACGCTGCCGCCGCGCAGATTCGTGTCGCCAACAACAACCCCGACGTATTCGAGATGATCCTGCGGGTCGCCGCCTACCAGGAAGAAGACGGCAGCGTGAATTACGGCATGGGCTTCGACACCGAACGCGAGGCCGACGAGCATCTGATCGTCAACGGCATTCAGCTGCTGATCGCGCCGCAAAGCACGCCCTACCTGCAGGGCGTGACGCTCGATTTCGTCGAGATGAGCCCGGGCGACATGCGCTTCATCTTCATCCCCCCGTATTCGGCCGAGGAGGCCGACCAAGCCGCGCCTGCCGAGTGA
- a CDS encoding DUF2798 domain-containing protein, whose protein sequence is MHRRRVMKLPARFAHPLFSLLLSGLMSLLVSGVATWQTIGLIAGFAGKWLSAWLGSWAVAFPSVMVMAPLVRRVVASCVHPRT, encoded by the coding sequence ATGCATCGTCGACGCGTCATGAAGCTGCCTGCCCGTTTCGCGCACCCGCTGTTTTCCCTGCTGCTGTCCGGGCTGATGTCGCTGCTGGTATCCGGCGTGGCCACCTGGCAGACGATCGGCCTGATCGCCGGCTTCGCCGGCAAGTGGCTGTCGGCCTGGCTCGGCTCCTGGGCCGTGGCGTTTCCCTCGGTCATGGTGATGGCGCCGCTGGTCCGCCGGGTGGTCGCGAGCTGCGTGCATCCCCGCACCTGA